A region of Candidatus Diapherotrites archaeon DNA encodes the following proteins:
- a CDS encoding carboxypeptidase regulatory-like domain-containing protein, with protein MGIIDSFKEAYYSLEDKYYSLLDWLHGKGVPVYAVVDPIDRIVPSFPLAILLFAILLVLAAFAFSSFGPGFFKLLESFFPHAFSAKILVADALGNFVENADVKVSGEGLESEKATDAWGEAAFGLPRESVEADVTVSAEGFAAFSGKLELKSGEASRVVLSYIGGGPEAELQAGEKTVVVVNSETKKIIDDRSVMAELRCSTGKKKFEISGNPGYDRVVFSGGSFSVKSERDCGTLLASFTANGFEPKSSVPIANDTTNVELEPIASKPEQKGAVEVTVLDFNGSAFAGAQATLLDSHNSVADSMETDASGKAFFDKVRPGPYTVRVVARDGRSKSANVNVNADETAVVSIRLDAIAVDGKKIFLRTADSRTKAALPGVSISVFDSNSETGGASFFNSYTSDQNGVLERFVENRTFLGIFSFPGYVTRFVQPLPLKSRNDNAPEEIALEQATEQNSGKIRVSVLNQENLRPISEAKIFLYNSSYPGAVANNPYSLTNNDGNVLFEGLPAGTYRIEAEKDDFNGVAENIAVSLGQTTSVRILATIGSGSVKAVVTDWETGSPVENASVSFYNALSPQQELLAQKATGSGGEAANSFRSDAVIYLKAEKDGYISAITTRIDVIQNQETRSDIRLMSQSIDQNAGILSTLEGLYEDSQATRKAHSLEPNHYYFAKFAVALPQNKPYSNLVSHVRAGPDSMQTLPASGYVARIESAEVSSGGQTVLSNCFSAENVFSDPQNCIAQANAKQANAYWNNPENRTTYTEIVKIFVEPTAVAGTKIELHWQAKARVLDSDVLTQPLSREFGVSEPICTPGQDCPPIIWHFWLQREGSADRIPLDNFRQADRQMIDIFSESFLYAEALNSSGRNFDNLDISVASEDPDNAIVFPDKADATRTKILENAVFAQNSRKTSIGAGAEIMPLKFKPVVEAATAKLVVGVQSHAQEIGGAGQTLFFGIASDREMQFQNLPQNVFPAIDNQQVSGRLTDKSDGHAIANASVKMLADSRGPAISMTNSDGWFSFTISPAAENSVKFRATKPGYRQIESTPVPVQYSNVFNPLYDCITISKESLSMVPEQEDAFIVGAENCQEPAQVDIISQLDVQPKSFVLNPGNPEQSVSVLADNPANSGEVYLGQYPVFVRAKFESDILFIPAGRVIAFIAGNSGSCFGIDRTSFDFGTQSTQSAVISRNCPAGFVDAFRPETGIDSARVALQQNPALPGSISFKWKAIATGTENFFESTQSQSTQNGWKEFLVNTSSEFSSESIPVGINNVQDMRFDAYSLDSSDQCPGSNFAAAKDLKINNGSQNLNIACTISALPPTASGGCSPLLVEECLTGDNAKKCPLNQPCKHISAEVRMPAATANVNDISGSFYNKGNTNWLFVSVKADIPVTEITVEKRAVERSMESTEHTAAISNPRKGVKYYLGEGALNLFEHPDYHGGYYSDTVLDAVPTTETDKVRVWIEGGKVFAEFTGEPIALGGSFIVSLSNVSLSETAYALISVEDFASQVRNNDR; from the coding sequence TTGGGCATCATTGATTCGTTTAAGGAAGCGTATTATTCGCTTGAGGACAAATACTACAGTCTCCTGGACTGGCTGCACGGAAAAGGAGTGCCGGTCTACGCGGTCGTCGACCCCATTGACAGGATAGTGCCGTCGTTTCCGCTGGCAATACTGCTGTTTGCCATTCTGCTTGTTCTTGCGGCCTTCGCTTTTTCCTCGTTCGGCCCGGGCTTTTTCAAACTGCTTGAATCTTTTTTCCCGCACGCGTTTTCCGCAAAAATCCTTGTTGCCGACGCTCTCGGAAACTTTGTCGAAAACGCGGACGTGAAGGTTTCAGGCGAAGGCCTGGAAAGCGAGAAAGCGACGGACGCCTGGGGCGAAGCCGCGTTTGGCCTGCCCAGGGAAAGCGTTGAAGCCGATGTCACGGTTTCGGCTGAAGGCTTTGCCGCATTTTCCGGCAAACTTGAACTCAAAAGCGGCGAAGCATCCAGGGTGGTGTTGTCGTACATTGGAGGCGGCCCGGAAGCCGAACTTCAGGCAGGCGAAAAAACCGTTGTTGTTGTTAACTCGGAAACCAAAAAAATTATCGACGACCGCTCAGTGATGGCCGAACTCAGGTGCTCGACCGGAAAGAAAAAATTCGAGATTTCAGGAAACCCCGGCTATGACAGGGTTGTTTTCAGCGGTGGAAGCTTTTCGGTAAAATCGGAAAGGGACTGCGGCACTTTGCTCGCATCCTTCACGGCAAACGGCTTTGAACCGAAATCATCCGTGCCGATTGCCAATGACACCACGAACGTGGAGCTTGAGCCGATTGCATCGAAACCGGAACAGAAGGGCGCGGTTGAAGTGACTGTGCTTGACTTCAATGGCTCGGCTTTTGCCGGGGCACAGGCGACGCTGCTTGACTCGCACAATTCGGTTGCGGATTCCATGGAAACCGATGCGAGCGGCAAGGCATTCTTTGATAAAGTGAGACCGGGCCCTTATACTGTCAGGGTCGTAGCGCGGGACGGCAGGTCGAAAAGCGCGAACGTGAATGTGAATGCGGATGAAACCGCGGTTGTTTCAATCAGGCTTGACGCAATCGCGGTTGACGGGAAAAAGATTTTTTTGCGCACAGCAGATTCCCGGACAAAGGCGGCATTGCCCGGGGTTTCGATAAGCGTTTTCGATTCGAATTCGGAAACCGGCGGAGCGTCGTTTTTCAATTCGTACACTTCGGACCAGAACGGCGTGCTTGAAAGGTTTGTCGAGAACAGAACGTTCCTGGGCATTTTTTCCTTCCCTGGCTATGTGACAAGGTTTGTGCAGCCCCTGCCGCTCAAAAGCAGGAACGACAATGCGCCGGAAGAAATCGCTTTGGAACAGGCAACCGAACAGAATTCCGGAAAAATCAGGGTTTCGGTCCTCAATCAGGAAAACCTCCGGCCAATAAGCGAGGCAAAAATTTTTCTTTACAATTCCTCTTACCCTGGCGCGGTTGCCAACAATCCTTATTCCCTGACAAACAACGACGGCAATGTTTTGTTTGAGGGCCTGCCGGCCGGAACTTACAGGATAGAAGCCGAAAAGGACGATTTCAATGGCGTGGCGGAAAACATTGCGGTTTCATTGGGGCAGACGACTTCAGTGAGAATACTTGCAACAATCGGCAGCGGTTCAGTCAAGGCGGTTGTCACTGACTGGGAGACCGGCAGCCCGGTTGAAAACGCGTCGGTGTCATTCTACAATGCGTTGTCTCCGCAGCAGGAACTGCTTGCACAGAAAGCAACGGGCAGCGGGGGCGAGGCGGCGAACAGTTTCAGGTCCGACGCCGTCATCTACCTGAAAGCGGAAAAGGATGGTTACATTTCAGCCATAACGACAAGGATCGATGTCATCCAGAACCAGGAAACTCGCTCTGACATCAGGCTGATGTCGCAGTCAATAGACCAGAATGCCGGAATCCTGTCAACATTGGAAGGGCTGTATGAGGACAGCCAGGCAACCAGGAAAGCGCATTCGCTTGAACCCAACCACTACTATTTCGCCAAATTCGCGGTTGCTTTGCCGCAGAACAAGCCTTATTCGAATCTTGTTTCGCATGTGCGGGCCGGCCCGGATTCAATGCAGACTTTGCCTGCATCGGGCTATGTCGCAAGGATTGAATCAGCCGAAGTTTCGTCCGGCGGGCAGACTGTTCTGAGCAATTGTTTCTCAGCGGAAAACGTCTTTTCCGACCCGCAGAACTGCATTGCCCAGGCAAACGCAAAGCAGGCGAACGCCTACTGGAACAATCCGGAAAACCGGACGACCTACACGGAAATCGTGAAAATTTTTGTCGAACCCACTGCTGTGGCTGGAACGAAAATCGAACTGCACTGGCAGGCAAAAGCGAGGGTGCTTGACTCCGATGTTTTGACCCAGCCGCTTTCAAGGGAATTCGGGGTTTCGGAGCCCATATGCACGCCCGGACAGGACTGCCCGCCCATAATCTGGCATTTCTGGCTGCAGAGGGAAGGCTCGGCGGACAGGATTCCTTTGGACAATTTCAGGCAGGCCGACAGGCAGATGATTGACATTTTTTCGGAAAGCTTTTTGTATGCCGAGGCATTGAATTCAAGCGGGCGCAATTTCGACAATCTCGACATTTCCGTTGCATCAGAGGACCCGGACAACGCAATCGTTTTCCCCGACAAGGCAGATGCCACCCGGACAAAAATACTTGAAAACGCGGTGTTTGCGCAAAATTCCAGGAAAACCTCGATCGGGGCGGGCGCGGAAATAATGCCGTTGAAATTCAAGCCGGTTGTTGAGGCCGCAACCGCAAAGCTGGTAGTTGGCGTGCAGTCGCATGCGCAGGAAATCGGGGGCGCGGGCCAAACCCTTTTCTTCGGAATCGCAAGCGACAGGGAAATGCAATTCCAGAACCTGCCGCAAAACGTTTTTCCCGCCATTGACAACCAGCAGGTTTCCGGCAGGCTGACTGACAAGTCTGACGGGCATGCAATAGCGAACGCTTCAGTGAAAATGCTTGCCGACAGCCGCGGCCCGGCAATTTCAATGACAAACTCTGACGGCTGGTTTTCTTTCACCATCAGCCCAGCCGCGGAAAATTCCGTGAAATTCCGGGCGACAAAGCCAGGATACAGGCAAATCGAGTCAACGCCGGTTCCGGTGCAATACTCGAACGTCTTCAACCCGCTGTACGACTGCATAACAATCAGCAAAGAATCTTTGAGCATGGTGCCGGAACAGGAAGATGCTTTCATTGTCGGGGCTGAAAACTGCCAGGAACCTGCGCAGGTCGACATCATCTCACAGCTTGACGTGCAGCCAAAAAGCTTTGTGCTCAACCCCGGAAATCCGGAGCAAAGCGTTTCCGTTCTTGCGGACAATCCTGCGAATTCCGGGGAAGTCTATCTGGGGCAATACCCTGTTTTTGTGAGGGCAAAATTTGAATCCGACATACTGTTCATTCCGGCTGGCAGGGTCATTGCATTCATTGCCGGCAATTCAGGCTCGTGCTTCGGAATCGACAGGACAAGCTTTGACTTTGGCACACAAAGCACGCAGTCTGCGGTGATTTCAAGGAACTGCCCCGCGGGCTTTGTTGACGCTTTCAGGCCAGAAACGGGCATTGACTCCGCAAGAGTTGCGTTGCAGCAAAACCCCGCTCTGCCCGGAAGCATCTCATTCAAATGGAAGGCCATTGCAACCGGCACGGAAAATTTCTTTGAATCAACCCAAAGCCAGTCAACGCAGAACGGCTGGAAAGAATTTTTAGTGAACACTTCAAGCGAGTTTTCCAGCGAAAGCATTCCGGTCGGAATAAACAACGTGCAGGACATGCGGTTCGACGCATACTCTTTGGATTCCTCAGACCAGTGCCCCGGTTCAAACTTTGCCGCCGCAAAGGACCTCAAAATAAACAACGGCTCGCAGAACCTGAACATTGCCTGCACAATCAGCGCCCTTCCCCCAACCGCCAGCGGCGGCTGTTCCCCCCTTCTCGTGGAAGAATGCCTGACAGGCGACAACGCCAAAAAATGCCCGCTGAACCAGCCCTGCAAGCACATTTCAGCGGAAGTGCGCATGCCGGCCGCGACAGCCAACGTCAACGACATTTCAGGTTCGTTCTACAACAAGGGCAACACCAACTGGCTTTTCGTAAGCGTGAAAGCCGACATTCCCGTGACGGAAATAACCGTTGAAAAGCGCGCGGTCGAACGGAGCATGGAAAGCACGGAGCATACCGCTGCGATTTCAAATCCGAGAAAAGGCGTCAAATACTATCTTGGGGAGGGCGCCCTCAACCTTTTCGAGCACCCGGATTACCATGGCGGGTATTATTCGGACACGGTTCTGGACGCGGTTCCGACAACCGAAACCGACAAGGTGAGGGTGTGGATTGAAGGCGGCAAAGTGTTCGCGGAATTCACGGGCGAACCCATTGCATTAGGCGGCTCTTTTATTGTCTCGCTTTCAAATGTTTCCCTGTCGGAAACAGCATATGCCCTCATTTCAGTGGAAGACTTCGCAAGCCAGGTGAGAAACAATGACAGGTAA